A portion of the Lolium rigidum isolate FL_2022 chromosome 1, APGP_CSIRO_Lrig_0.1, whole genome shotgun sequence genome contains these proteins:
- the LOC124683626 gene encoding uncharacterized protein LOC124683626 gives MVWLLGSMNKIVREQVENLTSAAEVWKDIEKQFSGKSNKMQVSKILQEMRRIRQGQMSVTEYAGELKKLYRDLEFFRPFKPFDPRDLPLLREWFEPLLVQSFLDGLNPEFHLRSQLIMAIPEWPTLEEAVASILEEETRLAQQVNAETRAALSSFSQSRPYGGQKNDQANTTNIGYKRKSRVICDQCNKPGHIKKICFELIGFPPSWQRRQQNKSYANHNQEKKQDIVHFSSAERQPPMVIAQALKEFKAKLMAASAEGSNEISNTGSTEGSGVGKSSSNWN, from the exons ATGGTTTGGTTACTCGGGTCTATGAACAAGATAGTGAGAGAACAAGTGGAAAATCTCACGTCTGCAGCTGAAGTATGGAAGGACATCGAGAAGCAATTTTCAGGGAAGTCCAACAAAATGCAGGTCTCCAAAATTCTACAGGAGATGAGACGTATTAGGCAGGGACAAATGTCAGTAACCGAGTATGCGGGTGAACTCAAAAAATTGTACAGAGACTTGGAGTTCTTCAGGCCATTTAAGCCATTTGATCCAAGGGACTTGCCTTTACTCCGAGAATGGTTTGAACCATTACTTGTTCAAAGCTTTCTTGATGGCCTGAATCCAGAGTTCCATTTACGCTCCCAGCTGATAATGGCTATACCAGAATGGCCTACCTTGGAGGAGGCTGTTGCAAGTATCCTGGAGGAAGAAACACGCCTAGCACAACAAGTTAATGCAGAGACACGTGCTGCTTTGTCCTCATTCAGTCAATCTCGTCCATATGGTGGCCAGAAGAACGATCAGGCGAACACCACGAATATTGGTTACAAACGAAAGAGTAGAGTGATATGCGATCAGTGTAACAAGCCTGGTCACATTAAGAAAATTTGTTTCGAACTGATCGGCTTTCCTCCTAGTTGGCAGCGGAGGCAACAGAACAAGTCTTATGCTAACCATAATCAAGAGAAGAAACAAGACATTGTCCACTTTTCATCTGCCGAGCGACAACCACCCATGGTAATTGCCCAAGCCTTAAAGGAATTCAAGGCAAAATTAATGGCTGCCTCTGCTGAAGGTTCAAATGAAATTTCGAATACTGGGAGTACAGAAG GATCTGGAGTCGGGAAGAGTTCTTCGAACTGGAACTGA